TCCTCATTACTGCTTGTGATGGCACAAAAGCATGAAACATTTTACGGAGGGCAATGATGTCTTTAAAAACATTCAGAACAAATTACATTACCAAACCGCTTTTTAGGACACTCAAGCGTAAAGGATTGCTGCCTTCCATCTCCGATACGGAAAAAACAGCATTAAGGGCGGGCAGTGTCTGGATAGAAGGAGAACTCTTCAGCGGCAAGCCCGATTTTGAAAAGATCTTCTCTTATAGCTATCCGACACTCTCCAAAGAGGAGCAGGCATTTTTGGACAATGAAGTCGAAGAGGTCTGTGCGATGACGGATGACTGGCAAGTTTTTCAGACCAGGAGACTGCCTAAGAAAGTTTGGGAGTATCTCAAGGATAAACGCTTTTTTGGGATGATCATACCGAAAGAGCATGGAGGACTCGGGTTCAGTGCCTACGGACATAGCTGTGTGATCGAAAAGCTTGCTACACGATCCCAGGTACTTGCTATTACCGTCATGGTACCAAACTCATTGGGACCTGCAGAGCTTTTGCTGCATTATGGAGAGGAGAAACAAAAAGAGTATTATCTGCCGCGTTTGGCAGAAGGCAAAGAAATACCCTGTTTTGCTTTGACAGAGCCAGAAGCGGGAAGTGATGCCGCAGCGATCCGTTCTCATGGTACCGTCTTCAAAGATAGTAACGGAATGCTCAAGATCAAATTGGAATTTGAAAAAAGGTACATTACCCTGGGTGCCATCGCAACAGTTATCGGTCTTGCATTTGTCTGTAAAGACCCTGAAAATCTGCTTGGGATGGGGGAAGAGCCTGGTATCACCTGTGCACTAGTGGATGCTAAAAAAGAGGGGGTCGATCAGTCCAGACGCCATGATCCTATGGGGGTACCTTTTATCAATGCACCGCTGGTCGGAAAAGGAGTCGTTATCGATATCGATGATGTGATCGGAGGGAGTGAAGGCGTAGGCAAAGGGTGGCAGATGCTGATGGAATCCCTTGCGGTCGGCCGCGGTATTTCACTTCCTTCCACGAGTTCGGGCGGCAGTAAACTGGCAGCATTTGTTGCTTCGACATACAGTGTTGTACGGTATCAGTTCGGTATTGCCATAGGTAAATTTGAAGGGATTGCCGAAGTGATAGGGCGTATGGGTGCAGATGTCTATGTGATGGATGCGGCTAAAAACTTCACACTCGGGGCAATCGACACCGGAGCGAAACCTGCCGTGGCCAATGCCATCATGAAATACCACAGTACGGAAAAATTTCGAAAAAATATCATGGATGCGATGGATATACAGGGTGGAGCGGCCATTAGCATGGGTCCCAAGAACCTTCTTGCACATGCCTACTATGGTGCACCGATATCGATCACGGTAGAGGGTGCCAATATCATGACACGTACGCTGATCCAGTTCGGTCAGGGAATGATACGTTGTCACCCTTATGTCTATGCAGAGATCGAGGCACTTGAAAAAGAAGATATCGAAGCCTTTGATACGAACTTTTTCGGACATTTGGCGCATATCGGACGGAATATGTTAAGGGCTTGTCTTCTTGGGATCACAAGAGGGCATTGGCATCGCCCCGAAAGCCGGGGGATAGCAGCTCGATATGAGCAAAAGCTGGCATGGTGTTCGGCGCAGTTTTCCTGTATGAGTGATA
The sequence above is drawn from the Sulfurovum sp. TSL1 genome and encodes:
- a CDS encoding acyl-CoA dehydrogenase yields the protein MSLKTFRTNYITKPLFRTLKRKGLLPSISDTEKTALRAGSVWIEGELFSGKPDFEKIFSYSYPTLSKEEQAFLDNEVEEVCAMTDDWQVFQTRRLPKKVWEYLKDKRFFGMIIPKEHGGLGFSAYGHSCVIEKLATRSQVLAITVMVPNSLGPAELLLHYGEEKQKEYYLPRLAEGKEIPCFALTEPEAGSDAAAIRSHGTVFKDSNGMLKIKLEFEKRYITLGAIATVIGLAFVCKDPENLLGMGEEPGITCALVDAKKEGVDQSRRHDPMGVPFINAPLVGKGVVIDIDDVIGGSEGVGKGWQMLMESLAVGRGISLPSTSSGGSKLAAFVASTYSVVRYQFGIAIGKFEGIAEVIGRMGADVYVMDAAKNFTLGAIDTGAKPAVANAIMKYHSTEKFRKNIMDAMDIQGGAAISMGPKNLLAHAYYGAPISITVEGANIMTRTLIQFGQGMIRCHPYVYAEIEALEKEDIEAFDTNFFGHLAHIGRNMLRACLLGITRGHWHRPESRGIAARYEQKLAWCSAQFSCMSDIALGIMGSGLKKRESVSGRFGDVLSQMYILSAALRRFKAEGSLRSDEVILKVAMEEGFRKIDEAFWGIHQNLSSGLLGMLFRFKGFCGRINPMGNAANDRDLHAVAMLLASDESVRNRVCSNMHIGGRVEELHEASDLMMKAKEAIRKRKKTGEDALSENEKRLLEKADRAQAHIIAVDSYTIEDYFKC